One window of the Niallia circulans genome contains the following:
- a CDS encoding alpha-mannosidase: MFWTEKKLDARIKELEKYRYRESISLDSFSMQLDEEGEIGARPPENGEWATIHVGDHWAGRDHYAWLKTEVAIPVSWKGKQVLGYFDFGITDGGTNSGFESLLYVNKKIYQGVDANHREVFLKEEHCGTNVSLIFRLWSGLEGGGKPFIQEHKIKKAEIAWLDEATDDLYYTAKAMIQTIHILDENRPEYQTILTALNRAFYEIDWTEPESDLFYESINKANNYLNATLEKMDKHAAVTIHAIGHTHIDVAWLWRLKHTREKAARSFSTVLRLMEKYPEYLFMQSQPQLYAYLKEDYPEIYAQLKDRVAEGRWEPEGGMWLEPDCNLPSGESFVRQLLHGTRFLKEEFGVTSKYLWLPDVFGYSWALPQILKQAGIETFMTTKISWNQYNRMPHDTFQWRGIDGTEILTHFVTTPYPNSRGWAYDYNGEMQADVVQGAWDNYKDKNITQDLLMSYGYGDGGGGVNRDMLEMRRRFDRIPGLPAVKSTKAGDYFDALHEKVKTTDEYVHTWDGELYLEFHRGTYTSQAYNKRSNRKQELLYRETELLSVLVGVLASDWTIYPQEELHKGWTILLRNQFHDIIPGSSIREVYEDSLLEYEEAEGLANKAQKQVLTRIIDSDVSDQFTVINDSSWIRSGLVEVPVKLGLEEGEWSSENGKVLQVEKVNGKWLILVENVPSHGLANLLFKSSENQGANKQSAFVINNNGIETPFYQILWNEKGQLTRIFDKKAQRNVLKENQAGNVLQVFEDKPLRWEAWDIDIFYQEKHQEISTLEKIEIIENNSLRAVIKFVWTYHHSKVEQEVILYAENPRIDFKTSVDWHEQHQLLKVAFPVEIRSTQATYDIQFGNVQRPTHWNTSWDYAKFETVGHQWADLSEQGYGISLLNDCKYGYDIKDSVMRLSLIKAGTYPDYLQDQGAHTFIYSLLPHQGDWREGRTVQEAWDLNQPLKSLVGKLQSQDFSLFQIASDHCFIDAVKKAEDEDKVIVRLHEFMGKRGTVELTSDAPIKGWQECNLLEGKNGEKQENEIITFAIKPYEVKTFLVEI, translated from the coding sequence ATGTTCTGGACAGAAAAGAAGTTGGATGCACGAATCAAGGAACTGGAAAAATATCGCTATCGAGAATCAATTTCCTTAGACTCCTTTTCGATGCAATTAGATGAAGAAGGAGAGATTGGGGCAAGACCACCAGAAAATGGGGAATGGGCTACCATCCATGTCGGAGATCATTGGGCAGGAAGGGATCATTATGCCTGGTTAAAGACAGAAGTAGCAATCCCTGTGAGCTGGAAAGGGAAACAAGTATTGGGGTATTTTGATTTTGGCATAACAGATGGTGGAACGAATTCAGGTTTTGAGTCGCTTTTGTATGTAAATAAGAAAATCTATCAAGGAGTAGATGCGAATCATCGGGAAGTTTTTCTCAAAGAGGAACATTGCGGCACAAATGTCAGCTTGATTTTTCGTTTGTGGTCTGGCTTAGAAGGTGGCGGTAAACCGTTTATTCAGGAGCATAAGATAAAGAAGGCAGAGATTGCCTGGCTAGACGAAGCGACAGATGATTTATACTATACAGCCAAAGCAATGATCCAAACCATACATATTTTAGATGAAAACAGACCAGAGTATCAGACGATCCTAACAGCATTAAATCGAGCATTTTATGAAATAGACTGGACAGAACCAGAATCGGATTTATTTTATGAATCTATTAACAAGGCAAATAACTATTTAAATGCAACATTAGAAAAGATGGACAAGCATGCAGCTGTAACGATTCATGCAATTGGCCACACCCATATTGATGTTGCTTGGTTATGGCGCTTGAAGCATACTCGAGAAAAAGCGGCACGTTCCTTTTCCACCGTATTGCGTTTAATGGAGAAATATCCAGAATACTTATTTATGCAGTCCCAGCCTCAGCTATACGCCTATTTAAAAGAGGATTATCCGGAAATTTATGCCCAGCTGAAAGATAGAGTAGCGGAAGGAAGATGGGAACCAGAAGGCGGGATGTGGCTGGAGCCTGATTGTAATTTGCCTTCTGGGGAATCCTTTGTTCGTCAATTACTGCATGGAACGAGATTTTTGAAAGAGGAATTTGGGGTAACGAGTAAGTATCTATGGCTGCCAGATGTCTTTGGCTATAGCTGGGCATTGCCGCAAATTCTTAAACAAGCAGGAATAGAAACTTTTATGACGACGAAGATTAGCTGGAATCAGTACAATCGAATGCCGCATGATACCTTTCAATGGCGAGGCATTGATGGAACAGAAATTTTGACCCACTTTGTGACCACACCATATCCGAACAGCAGAGGCTGGGCTTATGATTATAATGGAGAAATGCAGGCAGATGTGGTGCAGGGAGCTTGGGATAATTATAAGGATAAAAATATAACGCAGGATTTACTAATGTCTTATGGCTATGGAGATGGTGGAGGGGGAGTAAATCGGGATATGCTGGAAATGAGAAGACGGTTTGACCGAATTCCTGGTCTGCCTGCTGTTAAATCAACTAAAGCAGGCGATTATTTTGATGCCCTTCATGAAAAAGTGAAGACCACAGATGAATATGTTCATACATGGGATGGAGAGCTCTATTTAGAATTTCATCGAGGAACCTATACCAGCCAAGCATATAATAAAAGAAGCAATCGCAAACAAGAATTATTATACCGGGAGACAGAACTGCTTAGTGTCCTAGTTGGTGTATTAGCTTCTGATTGGACCATTTATCCGCAGGAAGAGCTGCATAAAGGCTGGACGATTTTATTACGCAATCAGTTCCATGATATCATTCCAGGTTCTTCGATTCGTGAAGTATATGAAGATAGTCTATTAGAATATGAAGAAGCAGAAGGACTGGCTAATAAAGCACAAAAGCAAGTATTAACGAGAATAATCGATTCAGATGTCTCTGATCAGTTTACCGTGATAAATGACTCTTCATGGATACGTTCCGGATTGGTGGAGGTGCCAGTTAAACTTGGACTAGAAGAGGGAGAATGGTCATCAGAAAATGGGAAAGTGCTGCAAGTTGAAAAAGTAAATGGAAAGTGGCTTATATTAGTGGAAAACGTTCCATCACATGGATTAGCTAATCTTTTATTTAAATCGTCTGAAAATCAAGGTGCGAATAAGCAGTCTGCTTTTGTGATAAATAATAATGGGATAGAGACACCTTTTTATCAAATTCTTTGGAATGAAAAGGGACAATTAACTCGTATATTTGATAAAAAGGCACAAAGAAATGTGTTAAAAGAAAATCAGGCAGGAAATGTCCTGCAAGTATTTGAAGATAAGCCATTAAGATGGGAAGCTTGGGACATTGATATTTTTTATCAAGAAAAGCATCAAGAGATTTCTACATTAGAGAAGATAGAAATAATTGAAAACAACTCCTTAAGAGCAGTAATAAAATTTGTGTGGACATATCACCATTCGAAGGTAGAACAAGAGGTAATTCTCTATGCTGAAAATCCTAGAATAGACTTTAAGACATCTGTTGATTGGCATGAACAGCATCAGCTATTAAAAGTGGCATTTCCTGTTGAAATTCGTTCAACGCAAGCAACCTATGATATTCAGTTTGGAAATGTACAACGACCAACTCATTGGAATACAAGCTGGGATTATGCGAAGTTTGAAACGGTTGGACACCAATGGGCAGATTTATCGGAGCAAGGTTATGGAATAAGTCTTTTAAATGATTGTAAATATGGCTATGACATCAAAGATTCCGTGATGCGTCTGTCCCTTATTAAGGCTGGTACTTACCCAGATTATTTACAAGATCAAGGAGCACATACATTTATTTATTCTCTTCTGCCACATCAAGGTGATTGGAGAGAAGGGAGAACAGTCCAAGAGGCATGGGATTTAAATCAGCCATTAAAAAGTTTGGTAGGAAAGCTACAATCACAAGATTTTTCTTTATTCCAAATAGCGTCTGATCATTGCTTTATCGATGCAGTGAAAAAGGCAGAGGATGAGGATAAAGTCATTGTTCGTTTACATGAATTTATGGGGAAAAGAGGAACAGTAGAATTAACCTCAGATGCTCCTATAAAAGGATGGCAGGAATGTAATCTTCTGGAAGGGAAAAATGGAGAGAAACAAGAAAATGAAATAATAACATTTGCCATAAAGCCTTATGAAGTTAAGACGTTTTTAGTGGAAATCTAA
- a CDS encoding UDP-glucose dehydrogenase family protein has product MNITVAGTGYVGLVTGVCLAEVGHKVTCVDQEQEKIVLLNLGISPIYEPELDTLIEKNLQAGKLTFTTDYNKAYAQSDVIFIGVGTPENEDGSANLNYVFQVAKQIAISVRRDCLIVIKSTVPIGTNDRVETYIKNHLKHKVSIEVASNPEFLAQGSAIKDTLHASRIVIGVESEKAKKILTSIYEPFQQPILTMNRRSAEMVKYASNDFLALKISFINDIANLCESVGANIEDVTSGMSYDERIGKKFLNPGIGYGGSCFPKDTKALHWLAEEEGYVLRTVKAAIEVNEKQKFKLISKARNEFSSFNGLKVAVLGLTFKPGTDDLREAPSIPNVRLLLNEGAKVHVYDPVGGENFKKLFPTEVVYEQTPEKALEGADICFIYTEWAEIKAIDLTIFKEKMNVPFLFDGRNCFSLEEASKAGINYFSIGRPEVRMIELEPIRRAAGR; this is encoded by the coding sequence ATGAATATCACAGTGGCAGGTACAGGATATGTTGGTTTAGTGACAGGAGTTTGTTTAGCAGAGGTTGGTCATAAGGTAACTTGTGTAGATCAAGAGCAAGAGAAAATTGTTCTTCTGAATCTAGGAATTTCGCCTATTTATGAACCCGAGCTAGATACACTTATAGAAAAAAATTTACAGGCCGGAAAATTAACTTTTACAACTGACTATAACAAAGCCTATGCGCAATCAGATGTTATTTTCATAGGGGTTGGGACGCCCGAAAATGAAGATGGGTCTGCTAACTTAAACTATGTTTTTCAAGTAGCAAAGCAAATTGCCATAAGTGTAAGGCGTGATTGTTTAATTGTCATTAAATCTACCGTTCCCATCGGGACGAATGACCGTGTTGAAACATACATAAAAAATCACTTAAAACATAAAGTTTCGATAGAGGTTGCCTCTAATCCAGAATTTCTTGCCCAAGGAAGTGCCATTAAAGATACACTGCATGCTTCACGAATTGTCATTGGGGTAGAAAGCGAAAAGGCTAAGAAGATTTTAACTTCTATTTATGAACCTTTTCAGCAGCCAATTTTAACGATGAATCGTCGCAGTGCAGAAATGGTAAAATATGCATCGAATGATTTTCTAGCTTTAAAGATCTCTTTTATCAATGACATTGCTAACTTATGTGAATCAGTTGGTGCGAATATTGAGGATGTAACAAGCGGAATGAGTTACGATGAGCGAATTGGGAAAAAATTTTTAAATCCAGGCATTGGGTATGGTGGTTCTTGTTTTCCAAAAGATACGAAAGCCCTGCATTGGCTTGCAGAAGAAGAAGGCTATGTTTTACGAACAGTAAAGGCTGCGATTGAGGTCAATGAGAAGCAAAAATTTAAGCTGATTTCGAAGGCGCGGAATGAATTTTCCTCTTTCAATGGACTGAAAGTAGCAGTATTAGGACTTACCTTTAAGCCTGGCACAGATGATTTGCGCGAAGCTCCTTCTATTCCCAATGTCCGCTTATTATTAAACGAAGGAGCAAAAGTACATGTTTATGATCCAGTAGGAGGAGAAAACTTTAAAAAGCTCTTTCCTACAGAGGTAGTCTATGAACAAACACCAGAGAAAGCACTAGAAGGAGCAGATATTTGCTTTATTTATACAGAATGGGCTGAAATTAAAGCAATCGATTTAACAATTTTTAAAGAAAAAATGAACGTACCATTTTTATTTGATGGTAGAAATTGCTTTTCACTAGAGGAAGCAAGTAAGGCAGGCATTAATTATTTCTCCATTGGCCGACCAGAGGTTAGAATGATAGAGCTTGAACCAATTAGAAGAGCAGCAGGAAGATAA
- a CDS encoding HAD family hydrolase has product MLQKPKAIFLDMDGTILNHQNQVSVKTKEIIDDLRKDGLFVFIATGRSFDEIESVVPEGFEVDGYVSSNGMAGYIGKEPIFQHTLPLELVDTIIKKARENKVYYELFPYGDSRMTLSQDKEYVIQEIRDPKPESVGINEWLSRKEAISRKIAWKNTVEGKEFSKFYFFARTKEHINQWKQVLEDLRKEIDFTASTSSAHNVEVMVANVNKATGIKEMLERFNLSVEETMGIGDSDNDIQMLQFVSMPVAMQNAPDHIKELAAEVTELSCDEDGVCHFLTSRFK; this is encoded by the coding sequence TTGTTACAAAAGCCAAAGGCTATTTTTCTAGATATGGATGGTACTATTTTAAATCATCAGAATCAGGTAAGCGTGAAGACAAAAGAGATTATTGATGATCTACGCAAGGATGGTCTATTCGTATTCATAGCTACAGGGAGATCTTTTGATGAAATTGAATCCGTCGTGCCAGAAGGATTTGAAGTGGATGGATATGTTTCTTCTAACGGCATGGCTGGTTACATAGGAAAGGAACCTATTTTTCAGCATACTCTACCTTTAGAATTAGTGGATACCATTATTAAAAAGGCAAGAGAGAATAAAGTATATTATGAGTTATTTCCATATGGGGACTCTCGAATGACATTAAGTCAGGATAAAGAGTATGTTATACAAGAGATTAGAGACCCGAAACCAGAAAGCGTAGGTATTAATGAGTGGCTTTCTCGAAAAGAAGCAATCAGTAGAAAGATTGCTTGGAAGAACACGGTTGAAGGAAAAGAGTTTTCCAAGTTCTATTTTTTTGCTCGAACAAAAGAACATATTAATCAATGGAAACAGGTGTTAGAAGATTTAAGAAAAGAAATCGATTTTACAGCATCTACTTCGTCCGCCCATAATGTGGAAGTAATGGTTGCCAACGTAAATAAAGCAACTGGGATTAAAGAGATGTTAGAAAGATTTAATCTTTCCGTAGAGGAGACTATGGGAATTGGAGATAGTGATAACGATATACAAATGCTTCAATTTGTTTCCATGCCGGTTGCTATGCAAAATGCTCCAGACCATATTAAAGAATTAGCAGCAGAAGTAACAGAGTTAAGCTGTGATGAAGATGGCGTTTGTCATTTCTTAACATCTCGATTCAAATAA
- a CDS encoding GNAT family N-acetyltransferase has translation MYQDKELIVRPIKEEDLYQLWSLAFKEENPEWKKWDAPYYAHKALSYEGFLKTQKERFLERDDYWAIIVGEELIGTVGYYWEHEPSKWLEMGIVIYNPNYWSGGYGTRVLKLWIDHLFKTLPLVRVGYTTWSGNERMIKVGEKLGMTMEGRMRKCRYYNGVYYDSIRMGLLKEEWEAFIDGNKSNAGKINK, from the coding sequence TTGTACCAAGATAAAGAATTGATAGTAAGACCGATTAAAGAGGAGGATCTTTATCAGCTTTGGTCACTGGCATTTAAAGAAGAAAATCCTGAATGGAAAAAATGGGATGCTCCGTATTATGCACATAAAGCATTAAGTTATGAAGGATTCTTAAAAACTCAAAAAGAGCGCTTCTTAGAAAGAGATGATTACTGGGCAATTATTGTCGGGGAAGAACTAATAGGAACAGTTGGCTACTACTGGGAACATGAACCGTCCAAATGGTTAGAGATGGGAATTGTTATCTATAATCCAAACTACTGGAGTGGTGGATATGGAACGCGGGTATTGAAGCTATGGATCGACCATTTATTTAAGACCTTGCCATTAGTTCGAGTGGGATATACAACATGGTCAGGGAATGAGCGAATGATAAAGGTAGGAGAAAAGCTGGGCATGACAATGGAAGGACGCATGAGAAAGTGCCGCTACTATAACGGCGTATATTATGACTCCATACGGATGGGATTATTAAAAGAAGAATGGGAAGCATTTATAGACGGAAACAAATCAAATGCTGGAAAGATAAATAAATAA
- a CDS encoding VanZ family protein, producing the protein MPLKFSRKKRFYLLFFICIVSMVIIFMFSHMPYEEQDIKPFLRDKIDLTNIPFPSITFEYDGQIISSDSDPYGFIEFLFRKAGHVIGYCLLTLLLFLTLMQTKIKRPWVYLLSGALSIAYALTDEWHQSFVPGRTGHWQDAIIIDGTGVILGLVIGFIGTIFFKKRKTKGMF; encoded by the coding sequence TTGCCCTTAAAGTTTTCACGAAAAAAAAGATTTTATTTATTATTTTTTATCTGCATTGTCTCCATGGTTATCATTTTTATGTTCTCCCATATGCCGTATGAAGAACAGGATATTAAGCCATTTTTACGAGATAAGATAGACCTGACAAATATTCCATTTCCCTCTATTACATTTGAGTACGATGGCCAGATTATATCTTCGGATTCTGACCCATATGGTTTTATCGAATTTTTATTTCGGAAAGCAGGGCATGTAATTGGTTATTGTCTCTTAACTTTGCTGCTATTTCTCACCCTCATGCAAACGAAAATCAAACGACCATGGGTTTATCTACTAAGTGGTGCTCTTTCTATTGCTTATGCATTAACAGATGAGTGGCACCAAAGCTTTGTCCCTGGTAGAACAGGCCATTGGCAAGACGCCATCATTATCGACGGAACTGGCGTTATATTAGGATTAGTCATTGGTTTTATTGGTACTATATTTTTTAAAAAGAGGAAAACGAAGGGAATGTTTTAG
- the pepF gene encoding oligoendopeptidase F: MNKEMEKTLYRSEVPFEQTWNLRDLFESEADWKREVEAIEEDIPTVTQFKGKLHQNAKILLDCLKARDALDERLVSVLTYANLKQSADGSNPSNQENDAIVSSLYAKVSSSLSFINSEILTLANDKINTYLNEEEELQLFSKTLTDLMDLKPHMLTPEAEEVLAAFGEIQRSPYMIYQRSKTSDMEFSSFITSDGTEYPLTFNSFEKYEESANKEVRRKAYEAFSASLNRYKNTYAATYGTEVKKQIIESRLRNYESVTDMLLQEQQVTKEMYHNQLDTILTELAPHMRRFAKLKERVLGLEKIHYCDLKAPLDTSYDPKITYEEASKLILEALNIMGPEYMEIMEKGLKDRWVDLADNYGKRSGAFCSSPYGVHPYILMTWHNSMRNTFTLAHELGHAGHFALAGKNQIISNTRPSRYFIEAPSTMNEMLLSKYIMKQSSNNQIRRWVILQSLGTYYHNFVTHILEGALQRKVYELAEQGTPITAKVLCEQNIDVLKSFWGDSVEIDEAAGLTWMRQPHYYMGLYPYTYSAGLTASTAVSAMIEEEGQPAVERWLKVLKAGGTLKPFDLMKLANVDMSTPEPIRKAVAYVGSLIDELEASY, translated from the coding sequence ATGAATAAAGAAATGGAAAAAACACTTTATCGTTCCGAAGTTCCTTTCGAACAAACCTGGAATTTGCGCGATTTATTCGAAAGCGAAGCAGATTGGAAAAGGGAAGTAGAAGCGATCGAAGAAGATATTCCTACTGTAACACAATTTAAAGGGAAGCTTCACCAAAATGCTAAAATCTTGCTAGATTGTCTAAAAGCTCGAGATGCATTGGATGAAAGATTAGTGAGCGTTCTCACTTATGCAAACCTTAAGCAATCTGCAGACGGATCTAATCCTTCCAATCAAGAGAACGATGCAATTGTTTCTTCCCTCTATGCAAAAGTAAGCTCAAGCCTTTCTTTTATTAATTCAGAGATTCTTACGCTTGCAAACGATAAAATAAATACATACCTGAACGAGGAAGAAGAACTACAGCTTTTTTCCAAAACACTAACGGACTTAATGGATTTGAAGCCACATATGTTAACACCTGAAGCAGAGGAAGTATTAGCAGCATTTGGTGAAATCCAGCGTTCTCCTTATATGATTTATCAAAGAAGTAAAACATCAGATATGGAGTTTTCCTCCTTTATAACAAGTGACGGGACAGAATATCCTTTGACATTTAATTCTTTCGAAAAGTACGAAGAATCGGCAAATAAAGAAGTAAGAAGAAAAGCATATGAAGCCTTTTCGGCTAGTCTTAACCGTTATAAAAATACATATGCGGCTACCTATGGAACCGAAGTTAAAAAACAAATAATAGAATCTCGTTTACGAAACTATGAATCTGTAACAGACATGCTTTTACAAGAACAACAAGTCACAAAAGAAATGTACCATAACCAATTGGATACCATTCTTACAGAATTGGCTCCTCATATGCGCAGATTCGCCAAATTAAAAGAGCGTGTATTAGGTTTAGAAAAAATCCATTATTGTGATTTAAAGGCTCCGCTCGACACATCCTATGATCCTAAAATTACATACGAGGAAGCTTCCAAGCTTATCTTAGAAGCGCTTAATATTATGGGACCAGAATATATGGAAATAATGGAAAAAGGCTTAAAAGACCGCTGGGTAGACTTAGCAGATAACTATGGAAAACGATCAGGTGCCTTCTGCTCCAGCCCGTATGGAGTACATCCATACATTTTAATGACATGGCATAACTCAATGCGTAATACGTTTACCTTAGCACATGAACTTGGACATGCTGGACATTTTGCTCTTGCTGGCAAAAATCAAATTATTTCAAATACCCGTCCATCTCGATACTTTATTGAAGCTCCATCCACCATGAACGAAATGCTTTTGAGCAAGTATATTATGAAACAATCTTCAAACAATCAAATTAGAAGATGGGTAATTCTCCAATCACTAGGAACGTATTATCATAATTTTGTTACCCATATTTTAGAAGGGGCACTCCAAAGAAAAGTTTATGAATTAGCAGAACAAGGAACTCCGATTACAGCTAAAGTATTATGTGAACAAAATATCGATGTCTTAAAATCATTCTGGGGAGACAGTGTGGAAATAGATGAAGCAGCAGGCCTAACATGGATGCGCCAACCCCATTATTATATGGGTCTTTACCCATATACGTACTCCGCTGGGCTTACAGCTTCAACTGCCGTATCAGCAATGATTGAGGAAGAAGGACAGCCTGCTGTTGAGCGCTGGTTAAAAGTTTTAAAAGCCGGCGGCACTTTAAAACCATTCGATTTAATGAAACTAGCAAATGTGGATATGTCTACCCCTGAGCCAATCCGAAAAGCGGTTGCCTATGTTGGAAGCTTAATAGATGAATTAGAAGCAAGCTATTAA
- the bglA gene encoding 6-phospho-beta-glucosidase BglA translates to MSKMPKDFLWGGALAAHQFEGGWNQGGKGPSVVDVMTAGAHGVPRKITDLIEEEQFYPNHEAIDFYHRYKEDIALFAEMGLKCLRTSIGWSRIFPKGDELEPNEEGLRFYDQVFDELLKYGIQPVITLSHFEMPLHLARKYGGFRNRKVVDCFVRFAEACFHRYKDKVKYWMTFNEINNQMDVSNPLFLWTNSGVTVKEGENAKEVMYQTAHHELVASALAVSIGKKINPDFQIGAMVSHIPIYPFSSNPEDVMLAEEEMRQRYFFPDVQVRGYYPSYALKEFEREGYSITMEPEDAEILHNGTVDYLGFSYYMSTTVKSDVKNNNSGDIVNGALPNAVENPYIKASDWGWSIDPTGLRYVLNRLYDRYQIPLFIVENGFGAIDTVEADGSIHDKERIAYLKAHIEALEKAVMYDGVDLIGYTPWGIIDIVSFTTGEMKKRYGMIYVDRDNQGKGTMSRSKKASFYWYQEVIKSNGEKL, encoded by the coding sequence ATGAGCAAAATGCCGAAAGATTTTTTATGGGGTGGAGCATTAGCTGCACATCAATTTGAAGGTGGCTGGAATCAAGGCGGTAAAGGTCCGAGTGTAGTAGATGTTATGACAGCAGGTGCTCATGGAGTACCTAGGAAAATAACAGACTTGATTGAAGAAGAGCAATTTTATCCAAATCATGAAGCAATTGATTTTTACCATCGTTACAAAGAGGATATTGCCTTGTTTGCTGAAATGGGGCTAAAGTGTTTACGAACTTCCATTGGCTGGAGCAGAATTTTTCCAAAAGGGGATGAATTAGAACCGAATGAAGAAGGACTGCGCTTCTATGACCAAGTATTTGATGAATTACTTAAATACGGAATACAGCCAGTTATTACCTTATCCCATTTTGAAATGCCGTTACATCTAGCAAGAAAATATGGCGGTTTTAGAAATAGAAAAGTAGTTGATTGTTTTGTACGCTTTGCCGAAGCATGCTTCCATCGATATAAAGATAAAGTAAAATACTGGATGACTTTTAATGAAATCAACAATCAAATGGATGTTTCTAATCCGCTCTTTTTGTGGACAAATTCTGGAGTAACCGTCAAAGAAGGAGAAAATGCGAAAGAAGTGATGTATCAAACTGCTCATCATGAGCTAGTTGCAAGTGCATTAGCTGTGTCTATTGGTAAAAAAATAAATCCTGATTTCCAAATTGGAGCAATGGTTTCCCATATTCCTATCTATCCATTTTCTTCTAATCCAGAAGATGTGATGCTAGCGGAAGAAGAAATGAGACAAAGATATTTCTTCCCAGATGTGCAAGTTCGTGGATATTACCCTAGTTATGCCTTAAAGGAATTTGAACGAGAAGGCTATTCAATTACAATGGAGCCAGAGGATGCTGAGATTTTACATAATGGGACAGTTGATTATTTAGGATTTAGCTACTATATGTCCACTACCGTAAAGAGTGATGTGAAAAATAATAATTCAGGCGATATTGTTAATGGCGCCTTGCCAAATGCGGTTGAAAATCCGTACATCAAAGCAAGTGACTGGGGCTGGTCCATTGATCCGACAGGTCTGCGCTATGTGTTAAATCGTCTATATGACCGCTATCAAATACCTTTATTTATTGTAGAAAATGGGTTTGGCGCTATTGATACTGTCGAAGCTGATGGCTCTATTCATGACAAGGAAAGAATTGCCTACTTAAAGGCGCATATTGAAGCATTGGAGAAAGCGGTAATGTATGATGGAGTAGATTTAATTGGATATACACCATGGGGAATTATTGATATTGTTTCCTTTACAACAGGAGAAATGAAAAAACGCTATGGAATGATTTATGTAGATCGAGATAATCAAGGGAAAGGAACCATGAGCCGTTCGAAAAAAGCCTCCTTTTATTGGTATCAAGAAGTGATTAAGTCAAACGGGGAAAAACTGTAA
- a CDS encoding GntR family transcriptional regulator, translated as MLKYQQIAEEIEKYIEEHGLKQGSKLPVIETLMKQFEVSKSTITKTLELLEKRGIIFQVRGSGIFVRRQNRKGYISLLSNQGFKKDLEDYSLTSKIIKLEIRKPTEEIALNLNIELHEDVYYVKRIRYINGQTLCLEESWYNKAFITYLNKEIVAESIFHYITEGLGLKVGFSDVYLHVGKLTAEEAAYLGLEKDDPKLLVESIFHLTNGQPFDFSKVTYNYEQSQFFIQANSHFF; from the coding sequence ATGTTAAAATACCAGCAAATCGCAGAAGAAATAGAAAAATATATTGAAGAGCATGGCTTAAAGCAAGGCAGTAAGCTGCCCGTTATTGAAACATTAATGAAGCAATTCGAGGTTAGTAAAAGTACGATTACGAAAACGCTGGAGCTTCTTGAAAAAAGGGGAATCATTTTTCAAGTAAGAGGCAGTGGAATTTTTGTAAGAAGACAGAATCGAAAAGGCTATATCAGCTTGCTTTCCAATCAAGGATTTAAAAAAGATTTAGAGGATTATTCTCTAACCTCCAAAATAATCAAATTAGAGATAAGAAAACCGACTGAGGAAATTGCCCTAAATTTAAATATAGAGCTTCATGAAGATGTTTATTATGTCAAAAGAATTCGCTATATTAACGGCCAAACTCTTTGTTTAGAGGAATCTTGGTATAATAAGGCCTTCATTACGTATTTAAATAAAGAAATCGTAGCAGAATCTATTTTTCATTACATAACAGAAGGCTTAGGGCTAAAAGTAGGCTTTTCAGATGTGTATTTACATGTTGGGAAGTTAACGGCAGAAGAAGCTGCTTATTTGGGATTAGAAAAAGATGATCCTAAATTATTGGTAGAAAGCATCTTTCATCTAACTAATGGTCAGCCTTTTGACTTTTCGAAGGTTACCTATAATTACGAGCAATCCCAATTCTTTATCCAGGCGAATAGTCATTTCTTTTAA